AACTGACACATTATTACTCACGATCTGTCTgcgatatttaaaaatatttttcctcgTCAAATTCATCTTTaattcacaaatattttctttgtttatataaattcttTCTCCTAATCCAAAGTTAATTTTAATTCTGTTTCTCAATTTTCagtcttttttttcatattcgttcgaATATCCATAGTCCAGAATCGGTTGTAAATTCCATGGTGATTGGAGAATAACAAGAATTCTCAAGAAGTTAGCATTAAGCATCTTTGGAAAATGTGATGGCAGAATATATACTCCGCATGACGTAGAAAACTAATATAGCAAAACTCACGAACTGTCTGCAatggttcaaaaaataaaataataaagatgaagcaaaatgtaatattttcattaaaatccaTCGAAATTTACAAATGCTTTTTTTCTCGTTTCTATAATTATTAATCTGGTAAATTTTGTCTTAGTGTGGTGTTgttatttaaccgcaggctggtCTTGATGGTGCGTGTGAACTGAGAGGTAACGTGAGCTTTTGAGACAGAGCAAGTATTTGATCACACTATACAGTACGATGACGATGAGACGACGACGGTGACGGCGACAGAGACGACGAGGTCAACGACGAAAAAGGCACTGGCGGTGACAGCGGCGAAGGCgacgttgatggtggtggtggcagcgaagGCGACGAAGACTGTGACGACGGCAACGGTGGTGAAAGCGGTGACGTTGATGGCGATGGCGAGATCAACAATTACGCCGACGATGACAATGTCCGCAACAACGAAGGTGCTTTGCAATAGCGACGACGACTTAGTCTGCGTAGACGACGGGGCAACGGTGACGAAGGCGGCGACATTGATGAAGGCGGCGGTGGCAACGGTAACTACGgcgacaaaggcggcgagctggcagaatcgttagcacgctgggcgaaatgcttagcggtatctcgcccaccgttacattctgagttcaaattccgccgaggtcgactatgcctttcatcctttcggggtcgatttaaataagtaccagttacacactggggtcgatataatcgacttaatccgtttgtctgtccttgtttgtcccctctgtgtttagccccttgtgggtagtaaagaaataggtatctcgcccgccgttacgttctgagttcaaattccgccgaggtcgactatgcctttcatcctttcggggtcgatttaaataagtaccagttacgcactggggtcgacataatcgacttaatccgtttgtctgcccttgtttgttccttctgggtttagccccttgtgggtagtaaaaaaataggtaactACGGCGACGATGAGAGGGTACCAGCCCACAACATGACTCCACCTTGTTTTTGGAATCCTAATCATTGGTGACGCTCATCTCCAAAATAGACCCAACAATTTGCTCAACCGTCAGATCCGTCAAAAGCCCTGgtttcgtcagtgaacagaacACAACTCATGTCTAACGTCATATACTAATGGGCCTGTTGAAGCGTCAAACTCCTGTGTGAAGGCAACTTCAGGAGCTCCCGCACGGAAGCCATGTTCCTGAGGATGCGATTCCTGGTGGTTTTCGGTACTCGAGGAAGTCCGGAGGCAGTGAAAATGGCTTTGCTTGTTTGTTCAAGTTTCCTACGTAACTTGCGGCCAATATTCCTCAAATCTCGAGCTGTTGCAGTTTGGGAGGTCCCGCAATCCGTTCGTTTCTTTCTTAGCGAAAGGTCCTTCAAAGAATCGTCTAACCGTGCCCAGAGGACGACCTAATTTCTCCGCATTGACATGAAAAGAGGTGCTTTTAGCACTTACCTTGATGATAGATTTTCTTCATCGTTAAGGACTTTTCCACGTCTCATTGTTTTTAGAGAGGAGAGACATTATTAGCGTGGTTCATCCAAAGctaaagaatctgaaataaagcAGAAAGAATATTATACAGAATTTTGAAAACATAACAATGCTGTTGCCATAGTGTGCACACTAGCTGGgaagaattttataaaaaccaagaaatcctaaatttccctcctaagctattagcgtggttctaggtgtatgtgtgtgtgtgtgtgtgtatttataaacgtatatgtttgtgttcgcgtgtgtgtatgagtgtgcgtgtggctatatataaatatgcatatatgcgtattcCTATGACTCTATAGAATTTTCgacaaagaaatcattatttcctGTTGATGCTTTTTATGGTTATTACCACAAATAAAGAcattattagtgttgttattatcattcttgATATTGTTGCAATTATGGCTGCTCTCGTTGCAATTGTTAGTAATTTCGTTGTagtattttttattcaatatttccatTTCCAAATAAGCGATttctatacatatttgcatacaagtTGCAGCAAGTATGTATACTTATAGCTAATTTTGAACAAATACGGCTTCCGACGCtaataatgttggattatttatgttttttttgcatctgtgtttattttcttttcgtacAATGTTGAAGGTTATCAAGTACTGCAAACTCTATTTAGGATTTCTACATTTTGCAACATGCTTACGTCTATCTATTCTCATAGGTAATCTATTAAGTGATTTACAGAAATGTTTGTATACTATTCTCCTTATAGTAGCAATTCCAAATGAGAAGATAGAAACATTCCCTAACTGTCCTATTCTCATATATTATTCCCATAGAAAATATTTACAGAATCCGACATTGCTATATTCGTGAACGGGTTTATGACTATCCTCAAAGGTGTTATGTCCATGTATGCTTTTACAGATGTAATTGTATGTGTTTCCAGTTATAGTACCTATATAGAATTGGTTTCAAGAACATATTTCTCAACTGACAAaacgttttgtttctttttcattcaacACTAAGCAGGTGTAATTCTTTACTTTTTCAGCCATTTTGGGTGTattgtgcttattattattattattattgaccgcatcatcatcttcctcattatcaacatcgtcgtcgtcatcatccacataatcatcgtcattgccgtcgtcgtcatcatcacaaaaaccaccaccgccaccgccatcaccaccaccaccaccaccaccaccaccactgccacaaccacctccaccaccaaaatGATAGTGACCGTGATGATGAAATTAAAACCGATGTGAACCGGTTAAAACCGGTATGAACCGGTTGAAACGGGTATGAAGCGGTTAAAACCGGTGAACCTGTTAAAGCCGGTATGAACCGGTTTGGTCCGGTTTGACTGGTTTGAACTGGTTTGAACCGGATTGAACCGGTTTGAACAGGTTTGATCGGGTTTGAAACGGTTTGATACGGTCTGGACCCGTTTGAACCGGTTGGTACCGgattgaaccggtttgaaccggtttgatcggctttgaaccggtttgattAGGTTTGAACCGGTTTGGACCGGTTTGAGCCGgattgaaccggtttgaaccggtttgaactggTTTGAACCAGTTTGAACCGATTTCGGCAcagtctttgatctttgtcggcaccgtctttgttCTCTGTCGGCaaccgtctttgatctttgtcggcaacgtctttgatctctgtcggcaccacctttgatctttgtcggcacactaTTTGATCTCTATcagcaccgtctttgatctttgtcggtacagtctttgatctctgtcgggaccgcctttgatctttgtcggcaccgaatttgatatctgtcggcaccgcctttgatctctgtcggcaccataTTTTGATTAGGTTTGAAGCGGTTTAAACCGGATTGAACCGGATTGAACCAGTTTGAACCGGTCTGAACCGGATTGAACCCGATTGAATCGGTTTCAACCGGTTTGAactggtttgaaccggtttgatccggtttgaaccagtTTCAACCGGTTTGAACCGTATTTAACCGGTTTagaccggtttgaaccggtttgaaccggtctCGGCACCGTCTTTGTTCTTTGTCGGCACCGTCTtggatctctgtcggcaccgcctttgatctttgtcggcaacGTATTTGATCTCTATTGGCACCGCCTTTGATCTTTGTCgccacactctttgatctctgtcggcaccgtctttgatctctgtcggcaccgcctttgatctttgtcggcaccgtctttgatctttatcggcaccatctttgatctctgtcggcaccgtctttgctCTTTgacggcaccgtctttgatctttgtcggcaccgtctttgatctctgttggcaccGCGTTTGATCTTTGTCGCCactgtctttgatctctgtcggcatcgtctttgatctctgtcggcaccgtctttgatctctgttggcaccGCCTTTGATCTTTTTTCGGCACCGtaattgatctctgtcggcaccgtctttgatcatTGTCGGCACCGtatttgatatctgtcggcaccgtctttgatctctgtcggcaccgtctttgatatctgtcggcaccgcctttgatctttgtcggcaccgtctttgatctttgtcggcaacgtctttgatctctgtcggcacattttttgatatctgtcggcaccgcctttgatctttgtcagcaccgtctttgatctctgtcggcaccgtctttgatctttgtcggcaacgtctttgatctctgtctgcacagtctttgatctttgtcggcacattctttgatctctgtcggcacattctttgatctctgtcggcaccgcctttgatctctgacattcctgacattccaggcattcctgacattccagatattccagacattccagacatacccgacattccagacattcctgacattcctctcattcctgacattccaggcaTGCCTgatattcctgacattccaggaattcctgacattccagagattcctgacattccagacattcctcacattccagacattcctgaatTTCCGgaaattccagacattcctgacatcccagaaattccagacattcctgacattccagacatgtCTGACATTCCAGAAATTCccaacattcctgacattccaaacattcctgacattccaaatattcctgacattcctgaaaTTCTAAACATTCCTGACATTTGTACCGGTTTGATCAGGCTTGATCCGGCTTTGACCTTTGTCGGCACCGTAtttgatctctgttggcaccgtctttgatctctgacgggtccgtctttgatctctgtcggcaccgtctttgatctctgagaTTCATAACATTCCaggcattcctgacattcctgacattcaagatattccagacattccagacattccagacttTCCACACATTCCAGACATACCTGACATTCCTATTATTCCTGACATTCCTattattcctgacattccagacattcctgacattccagacatgcctgatattcctgacattccagaaaTTACTGACATTCCGGACATTCCTCACATTCcaaacattcctgacattccagacattcctgacattccggAAATtgcagacattcctgacattccagaaattccagacattcctgacattcccgACAtgcctgacattccagacatgccTGACATTCCAGAAATTCCAGACATTCCTCACATTCCAAAATTTCCTGACATTCCAaatattcctgacattccagaaattccagacattcctgacattccaaacATTCCTGACTTTCCAaatattcctgacattcctgaaaTTCTAAagattcctgacattcctgacatttgtACCGGTTTGATCAGGCTTGATCCggctttgatctttgtcggcaccgtatttgatctctgtcggcaccgtctttgatctttatCGGCACCGTCTTTAATGTCTGTTGGCACCGTGTtttatctctgtcggcaccgtctttgatctctgtcggcaccgtctttgatctctgacattcctgacattccaggcattcctgacattcctgacattccagatattccagacattccagacattccagacattcctgacattccagacattcctgacattccaaatattcctgacattcctgacattctaaacattcctgacattcctgacatttgtACCGGTTTGATCAGTCTTGATCCGGCTTTGATCtgtgtcggcaccgtctttgatctctgtcggcaccgtctttgatctttgtcggcataCTCTTTGATCACTGTCggtaccgtctttgatctctgtcggcaccgtctttgatctcctTCGGCACCCTCGTTGTCTGGAATAACAGGAATGTATGGAATGTcaagaatgtcaggaatgtctgcaATGTTAGGAATGTCAGgaattccagacattccagacattcctgacattccagacatgccTGACATTCCAGAAATTCccaacattcctgacattccaaacattcctgacattccaaatattcctgacattcctgaaattccagacattcctgacattccaggcgttccagacattccagatatTCCAGATATCCTTACATTCCTGACGTTTCTGACATTCCGGACATTCCTGacatttgaaccggtttgatcaggCTTGATCCGGTCTGAACCGGTTTGGTCTGTAACTATCATTTCACTAAAACTTTATTGTGACTGTCATCGGCTTTGATATATAATCGTTGATGCTATTTTGGTTGTTGCTGCTATAGTTTTCTTATGAAAAACAATTGACACATTACCATTTTATGGTGTTTGAATTGTTCCCGGCTAAGCATCCAAAAGAATTTCGTTTCGTTGTTTTAAAGATGTCGACACCGATTAGAGATTTGTTGAATTTCAGACgttagagagagaagatagatgcacacacacatacgcaaacaccaACGCATTCAGAgagacgcagacacacatatctatctatatctctctatatatatattcacactcacatatatatatacgtcaaggcgcatggctctgtggttagagcgtcgggttcaCATTCATGAGGAAGTTTGATCGATTCAAGGACCGggttgtgtgctgtgttcttgagcaagacactttgtttcacgttgctccagttcactcagttgtgaaaatgagttgcgacgtcactggtatcatctgttgttaagcgatggtggtgaggggacaaacactgacacacaaacatatatatattatatatatatatatatatatatatatttatttatttactacgtCGAGGTGCCAAAGTCCCTTAAGGGATGCGAGCATCTTAGTTCACCGGTTTATACCAGTAGATATAAGTAGGAAGATcttattttaaacacacacacacacatatatatatgtgtgacctcgtgtgtaccgttggcgattttttcctctttcttcccttctctggatctttccttctcctatgtttccgacgaagagttccgctcgaaacgttaaaccctccttcttcccttctttcctgagcgtccaataatacaatatttgttccacgtccacgcgttgttgtttttttgtgttttcttgtttggattaactatatatatacaggcgctggacaaaataatggaaacaccttaaaattgcaaacaaatttattctaatatggagtaggaccgaCTTTGGCAGCAATTACAGCTTCAATTTTATAAGATAggaactcgtacaaagtttgaattgttgccaaaggaatttttgtccattcttcagctaaaacagtttccagttcttgcAGTGATATCGActcatttgtttttctaaaatgcacaatatatgttcaataatattgagatctggcgaCTGTAGTAGCTGATAAGttattcaacttcactagaaagttccttgtgccattcagtaacaaactttagctgtgtgaattggtgcattatcatcctaaaAGATTGCGTtttcctccggaaacagttccgcaaccataggatgaatttgatcatatAAAATGCTTGAATAGTCTTGacttaattctgccatgaagaaaACCCCTTGGACCGgcgaatttccaagatatagccttcCAGATCATCAtatatcctcctccatgtttaacagttggaagaaggcagtcggAGTGAAATGCTTttagctgtctccacatgtatactcggccggtggttggaaataagttAAAGGATaattcgtccgagaaaataacattcttccactgctctagagacctattctgtaggtttttattccactctaaacgctttgcaacgtttctttttgaaagtagtagtttttctgattgcagtcctcCTATGaaaaccgttttttttttgcagctcccagcgaacagtttttgtggaaactgggttctcgaggtggtcattaagatcTGTACTTTTGTGTAAGAGTCCGACGATCCCtatttgaaagttttggttttcttacggagttttgtttcgacgaggaggtttttccctctttcttacaggctgtcattactttcgagacagtacttcttgatacaccaaacattttggctgttttcgttattctagcgcctgccatacaagtaccaacaatttgaccaCACTGAAAaatcgatagatctgtcattttaatgaattttatttacctttttctgatgatatctgaaaagaaacaacaattttagcaaaagatattaagcaacactaaaaataaatcagaagacataaaaataaacaagcatttggcagttttatagatattaaaaaaattacgaTGCTATGATCCtaggtttttccattattttgtcccacccctggatggatatatatatatatatataaatacagcctCCCAGGGACCCTGGGAGGATCTATTTACatgatttgtgtttttttttcttttctaagactacgtacatacgaacatacatagatgcatatacatacatatatatatatatatatatatatatatatatatatatatatatatatgtatatatgtatgtatatatgtatgtatgtatgtattcatatatatatatatatattatatcacatatatatatatatatatatatatatatatatatacatatgttatatatgtatgaattatatatacatatatatatatgtattatatataatatatatatatatatatatatatatatatatatatatattatatatattatatatgtatgtatgtatatatatagttattctcgTCCACTAGCTTtttaggcgcatgagtggctgtgtggtaagaggcttgcttcccaaccacatggttcctggttcagttccactccgtgccaccttggcatgtgtcttctactatagcctcgggccgaccaaattcttgtgagtggatttgatagacggaaactgaaagaagcccgtcgtgtatatatatatataaatatatacatatgtatatatgtatgtctgtgttttgttctcccaccatcgcttaacaaccgatgttggtgtatctgcgtccccgtaatttaacggttcggcacaagagacaaTTGgcataagtactcggcttacaaagaatatgtcctggggtcgatttgttcgactaaaagcggtgctccagcatcactgcagtgaaatgactgaaacaagtaaatgaataacctCTCCTCCATCTCcctcacatatttgtgtgtgtgtgtatactatgggCTTCGTTTATTTTCCGTCTAACAAGTTCACTCACGAGTCATACGTGGGCCCAGTCCATAGTGGAAGACACTATGCCGAGGTCCCGTCCAGTGGCACCATCGCTTAATCCGAAACCACATGACAGCaaatcgagcttcttaaccacaaagccatacctgcatatatatatataccatttcacAAAATGTTACCatcatttaattatatgtatttcaTCTATTGGTTTCGATATAATCTTTGTTTAACAACGGTACAAAATGCAGtgggattttttttactgctttacAATATAACATTTTACAGATCATATCAATTATTTCTTATAATGAAGTTTAATATTTCCTAACACCTTACTTAAATTTCTTGTAATGCAACAATTGTCAGTATATATACAAGCCCTAACTGTAAACAgcaacgtgtatgtatgtatgaatgtatgtatgtatgtatgtaagcgtgtatgtacgtatgagtaggtgtatgtaaatatgtacattcaaacacacagatatatatatatatatatatatatatatatatgtcttgtatatcaacacacacacacacgtatgtacacgcactcacatgcaagcacacatatacataaatattcatatatatatatatatatatatatatattatatatatatatattatgtatatatatatatatatatttatgtgtgtatatatatatatgtatatatgtatgtatattatatatatatatatacatatatatacggatctatgtattcatatgtatatatgtatatataaatacatatatatatatatatgtgtgtgtgtatacatatatacatacacacacacgcacatacacatacacacatatataattctgcTTGTGTTTACGAATGCATAGATCCTCGTCAACATTTTTCCCCACACACAAgtttcatacacactcatacacacacgcacgcacacacacacaaacacacaaacacacacacacacgcatacaaataaacacatagaaCACACCTGCTCAACCACTCCTCATCAACGTGAGATAAATAGGTGTGAAACACCGTTCGTCAATTCATACCAAAGCTGTTACAGTTTGGTGAGAGATACTTCTTGGTTGTACTTTTCTTGTATTCCTATGcaaccatacacacattcatCGCTATATTTACCATTTCCTGTAGCTTacacagttttatttatttatttattatttatttatttattttatttattttatttattttatttacttatttattatctGGTTTGTACTTTATGCTTTCGTTTACAGTTTCATCTTTTGGTAGAATCACCAAATATCATTGTTTCTCTTGTctttaaaacaaacaatgagtTATGCGTGTGTAAGTCTGTTCGTAcgggtgtgtgtatctgtgtgtgcatacacctatatacttatatatatacatacacaagcatacacgcacacatacacaaacacacacatacgcacagacattttcatttatatatgtgtgactatGCTCTTCTGCGTTCCACATTGTGAAGTTACAAAGACAGCTCATACACTGGTTGAAAGACCGCCCACCTGTCGGTTTTCTGCTAGTCACTAAATGATATTTACGCAGTTGATTCCCAGTGTGTCTAATTTTTCTGATGTTATGTATAATTTTTCCTTTGTATCCTTTATTCGTCTTATAACATTCACTGGCTTCGTACATATTTGAGTCGTTATTTTATCACAGTCTTAATCTATCGTTTTCCTATACACTCCAAGTTAGCCCATATTTTACGCAGTCGTTTagtatgctagaaatatcagtgatgacatttaaaaattttttttatctatttcagtaagttgactgcggccatgctggagcatcgtctttagtcgaacaaacaaaTTCTccgacttattttttgtaagcctagtacttattttgtggaggcacatggcttagtggttaaagcagcggactcgcggtcgagggatcgcaggttcgaatctcagaccgggcgatgtgtgtgtttataagcgaaatacctaagttccac
The nucleotide sequence above comes from Octopus sinensis unplaced genomic scaffold, ASM634580v1 Contig01917, whole genome shotgun sequence. Encoded proteins:
- the LOC115227122 gene encoding IgA FC receptor-like, encoding MPDIPDIPEITDIPDIPHIPNIPDIPDIPDIPEIADIPDIPEIPDIPDIPDMPDIPDMPDIPEIPDIPHIPKFPDIPNIPDIPEIPDIPDIPNIPDFPNIPDIPEILKIPDIPDICTGLIRLDPALIFVGT